From the genome of Bordetella sp. H567, one region includes:
- a CDS encoding putative bifunctional diguanylate cyclase/phosphodiesterase — protein sequence MSASPYVNADHAPSLIPVSVLGLRDGEDLPGVQELCRLTGIFFGVSMFAVTWLRDASPVSLWSSGACRRTAELLARCSYPALDAPGIVVATPADLARHGGACGHSGPSAADWPVGFLAAAPLTLADGTRVGALCIADTISRTFSTDDAQRLRDFAAMASEALRAQKALADTRRREQLLARAFRLAKVGGWEYNVITGNLTLSEQALEIYGMDTTIQPSLDVLMRRFYPGDAIIDTREDFARLLREGQGYDSRRRIQRLDGSSRWIHVLAEPESHEGQVVRVHGLVEDITDEVESQRRFHELAYTDKLTGLPNRGAFLLELGRHFSRHEPIVLIAIDIDGFKDINDTIGHHAGDQLLIEVGRRITAYFPVGTFAARVGSNEFTVIAPIHTAVGSAVEQMNHLRLQLREPVHYADQTLSASVSIGMCEAPAQANDADQIVRNTDIALYQAKKAGGDRTVVFEPEMRDRLEERVQLLRNVRRGIERKEFILYYQPIYDMRTHTLSGFEALMRWSLPEKGILTPGYFNAAFDDQALAPQLGDEALRNAFEQMRRWLNKGFDFKRVSVNVAAAQFYRLDLAGHILDMLKQYGLRPDQLTLEITESVYLGPGADAVEDALRTLHQSGVGIALDDFGTGYASLTQLQRFPVDSLKIDKSFVQNPDAGSIVDAIIALGTSLNIHIVAEGVESELHQDALLRRGCRYGQGYYLGKPMPAEFYA from the coding sequence ATGAGTGCCTCGCCTTACGTCAACGCCGATCACGCACCGTCGCTCATCCCGGTGAGCGTCCTGGGCCTGCGCGATGGCGAAGACTTGCCGGGCGTGCAGGAACTCTGCCGCCTGACCGGGATTTTTTTTGGCGTTTCGATGTTTGCGGTAACTTGGCTGCGCGACGCCAGCCCGGTAAGCCTCTGGTCCAGCGGCGCCTGCCGACGCACGGCCGAACTGCTGGCGCGATGCAGCTACCCCGCGCTCGACGCCCCCGGCATCGTGGTCGCCACGCCCGCCGACCTCGCACGCCATGGCGGCGCATGTGGCCACTCGGGTCCATCCGCGGCAGACTGGCCCGTCGGATTCCTGGCGGCGGCCCCGCTTACCCTGGCCGATGGCACACGTGTCGGCGCGCTGTGCATCGCCGATACCATCAGCCGCACCTTTTCCACCGACGACGCCCAGCGCCTGCGCGACTTCGCCGCCATGGCCAGCGAAGCCCTGCGTGCGCAGAAAGCCCTGGCCGATACCCGGCGCCGGGAACAGCTGCTGGCCCGTGCGTTTCGCCTGGCCAAGGTGGGGGGCTGGGAATACAACGTCATCACGGGCAACCTGACGCTCAGCGAGCAGGCGCTGGAAATCTACGGCATGGATACCACCATCCAGCCCAGCCTGGATGTCCTGATGCGGCGGTTCTATCCCGGCGACGCCATCATCGATACGCGCGAAGACTTCGCCCGCCTGCTGCGCGAAGGCCAGGGCTACGATTCGCGGCGCCGGATCCAACGGCTGGACGGGTCCTCGCGCTGGATCCATGTCCTGGCGGAACCGGAATCGCACGAAGGCCAGGTCGTTCGCGTCCACGGCCTGGTCGAGGACATCACCGACGAAGTCGAATCCCAGCGGCGCTTCCACGAACTCGCCTATACGGACAAGCTGACGGGCTTGCCCAACCGCGGCGCATTCCTGCTGGAGCTGGGCCGGCATTTTTCCCGGCATGAACCCATCGTCCTGATCGCCATCGACATCGACGGGTTCAAGGACATCAATGACACCATCGGCCATCATGCGGGCGACCAGTTGCTGATCGAAGTCGGCAGGCGCATTACGGCTTACTTCCCGGTCGGGACGTTCGCAGCGCGTGTCGGCAGCAATGAGTTCACGGTCATTGCGCCGATCCACACGGCGGTAGGCAGTGCCGTCGAGCAGATGAACCACCTGCGGCTGCAATTGAGGGAACCCGTCCATTACGCCGACCAGACGCTGTCCGCATCCGTCAGCATCGGCATGTGCGAGGCGCCGGCCCAGGCGAACGACGCGGACCAGATCGTGCGGAATACGGATATCGCGCTCTACCAGGCAAAAAAAGCCGGCGGCGACCGCACGGTCGTGTTCGAACCGGAAATGCGCGACCGGCTGGAGGAACGGGTCCAGTTGCTGCGCAACGTGCGCCGGGGCATCGAGCGCAAGGAATTCATCCTGTACTACCAGCCCATCTACGATATGCGAACGCATACGCTGTCGGGGTTCGAGGCCCTGATGCGCTGGTCGCTGCCGGAAAAAGGCATCCTGACGCCCGGTTATTTCAACGCGGCCTTCGACGACCAGGCGCTGGCCCCGCAATTGGGCGATGAGGCCTTGCGCAACGCTTTCGAGCAAATGCGCCGCTGGCTCAACAAAGGCTTCGACTTCAAGCGCGTTTCGGTGAATGTCGCCGCCGCGCAGTTCTACCGGCTCGACCTGGCCGGACATATCCTGGACATGCTGAAGCAATATGGCCTTCGCCCGGACCAACTCACTCTGGAGATCACCGAGAGCGTGTACCTGGGACCGGGCGCCGACGCGGTCGAGGATGCGCTGCGAACGCTGCACCAGTCTGGCGTCGGGATTGCCCTGGATGACTTCGGCACGGGGTACGCGTCGCTGACCCAATTGCAGCGCTTCCCGGTCGACTCGCTGAAGATCGACAAATCGTTCGTCCAGAATCCCGATGCGGGTTCCATCGTGGACGCCATCATCGCCCTCGGGACGAGCTTGAACATCCACATCGTCGCCGAAGGCGTGGAGTCCGAACTGCACCAGGATGCCCTGCTGCGGCGCGGCTGCCGCTACGGGCAGGGCTATTACCTGGGCAAGCCCATGCCGGCCGAGTTCTATGCCTGA
- a CDS encoding methyl-accepting chemotaxis protein, whose product MRLKDRSVGARLALGFGVVLGLLVALAVLSMVRMRSVDNSLNMINGINSVKQRYAINFRGSVHDRSIALRDVVLQSAPAELSKVVQRIESLTRDYADSARPLDALFAREAVLPEEKAALARIKESETRTMPLLQRVIALKQSGKAQEATDLLLSQAAPALVTWLADINGLIDLEERLNRDIAMHAQAVSGHFKLEMAALSLLAVFLGVAVAAMFVRGLLRQLGGEPRDATEIANRIAQGDLSVQVKVRKGDDSSLLFAVKAMRDNLSGIVGQVRAGTDTVAAAAAQIAAGSQDLSSRTAQQSASLESTVSSIEELTATVSQNSDHAREANKLAMSASGIATRGGAVVGQVIETMVSISESARKIVDITGIIDTIAFQTNILALNAAVEAARAGEQGRGFAVVASEVRALAQRSAAAAKEIKALIDDSAQKVESGSQLATQAGVTMNEVVTSVQHVTSLVGEITVASVEQAQGIEQVNKTIMQMDTVTQQNAHLVEQGSSAAAALQDQAATLSQLVSVFTLQAAAMRVAVPADGDEGLGMLPRHGGEPPLLAA is encoded by the coding sequence ATGCGACTGAAGGATCGGAGTGTAGGGGCACGGTTGGCGCTGGGCTTTGGGGTGGTGCTGGGCTTGCTTGTGGCCTTGGCGGTGCTGAGCATGGTGCGCATGCGCTCGGTGGACAACAGCCTGAACATGATCAATGGCATCAATAGCGTCAAGCAACGCTATGCCATCAATTTTCGAGGCAGCGTGCACGATCGGTCGATCGCCCTGCGTGATGTCGTTCTGCAGAGCGCTCCGGCGGAACTGTCCAAGGTGGTCCAGCGCATCGAGAGCCTGACCAGGGACTACGCGGATTCGGCGCGTCCATTGGACGCGCTTTTCGCTCGCGAAGCCGTGCTGCCGGAGGAAAAGGCCGCGTTGGCCCGCATCAAGGAGTCCGAGACGCGCACGATGCCATTGTTGCAGCGCGTGATCGCCTTGAAGCAATCCGGCAAGGCCCAGGAGGCCACGGACCTGCTGCTTTCCCAGGCGGCGCCTGCCCTGGTGACCTGGCTGGCTGACATCAACGGCCTGATCGACCTGGAAGAACGCCTGAATCGGGACATCGCCATGCACGCCCAGGCGGTGTCCGGCCACTTCAAGCTGGAGATGGCGGCGCTGTCGCTGCTAGCCGTGTTTCTGGGCGTAGCTGTCGCCGCCATGTTCGTGCGCGGACTGTTGCGCCAATTGGGCGGCGAGCCGCGCGACGCGACCGAAATCGCAAACCGGATCGCGCAAGGCGACCTGAGTGTGCAGGTCAAGGTCAGGAAGGGCGATGACAGCAGTCTGCTGTTCGCCGTCAAGGCCATGCGTGACAACCTGTCCGGCATCGTCGGCCAGGTGCGCGCCGGTACCGATACCGTCGCGGCGGCGGCCGCGCAGATCGCCGCGGGCAGCCAGGACCTGTCCTCGCGCACCGCGCAGCAGTCGGCCTCGCTGGAAAGCACCGTGTCGTCGATCGAGGAGCTGACGGCGACCGTCTCACAGAATTCCGACCACGCCCGCGAGGCCAACAAGCTGGCGATGTCGGCGTCCGGGATCGCGACCCGGGGCGGCGCGGTGGTGGGGCAGGTCATCGAGACCATGGTGTCCATATCCGAATCGGCACGCAAGATCGTCGACATTACGGGCATCATCGACACCATCGCGTTCCAGACCAACATCCTGGCATTGAACGCGGCGGTCGAGGCCGCGCGCGCGGGCGAGCAGGGCCGGGGCTTCGCGGTGGTGGCATCCGAAGTGCGCGCGCTGGCCCAGCGCAGCGCCGCCGCGGCCAAGGAGATCAAGGCCTTGATCGATGATTCGGCACAGAAAGTAGAGAGCGGCAGCCAATTGGCCACGCAGGCCGGGGTCACGATGAACGAGGTGGTGACCAGCGTGCAGCACGTCACGTCCCTGGTCGGTGAAATTACCGTGGCCAGCGTCGAGCAGGCGCAGGGCATCGAGCAGGTCAACAAGACCATCATGCAGATGGACACGGTCACGCAGCAGAACGCCCATCTGGTCGAACAGGGCAGTTCGGCGGCCGCTGCGTTGCAGGATCAGGCGGCGACCTTGTCTCAGCTGGTCAGCGTATTCACGCTGCAGGCGGCCGCGATGCGCGTAGCGGTGCCGGCAGATGGAGACGAAGGGCTGGGCATGTTGCCGCGTCACGGCGGCGAGCCGCCGCTGCTGGCCGCCTGA
- a CDS encoding RNA polymerase sigma factor: MRYLQDNHHGIQAAPPIAYDVATNANATSAGIAIATSHSAYEAVFRELVQNHATRLHRFIIKHIGNCPDAEDLTQQAFLERPSRITASAANRSFPHGCTASP; the protein is encoded by the coding sequence ATGCGATATCTCCAAGACAATCACCATGGCATCCAGGCGGCACCGCCCATCGCGTACGACGTGGCGACCAATGCCAATGCAACGAGCGCCGGCATTGCCATCGCCACGTCCCACAGCGCCTATGAAGCGGTCTTCCGTGAATTGGTCCAGAACCACGCCACCCGCCTGCATCGTTTCATCATCAAGCACATCGGCAACTGCCCCGATGCGGAAGATCTGACCCAACAGGCCTTCCTGGAGCGGCCAAGTCGTATCACAGCTTCCGCGGCGAATCGCAGCTTTCCACATGGCTGTACGGCATCGCCCTGA
- a CDS encoding RNA polymerase sigma factor, with product MYGIALNLVRNYLSRAPECRYFFVGEDALSDHASQDLTPDDAAEQNQTLRLLEESIAELPENMRSILLMMGLNDLTYEEAAARLTVPVGTIRSRLSRARAALRSKLETKGVRLDA from the coding sequence CTGTACGGCATCGCCCTGAACCTCGTCCGCAATTACTTGTCGCGTGCCCCTGAGTGCCGCTACTTTTTCGTCGGCGAAGACGCGCTCAGCGACCATGCATCGCAGGACCTGACACCGGACGACGCCGCCGAACAAAACCAGACCTTGCGTCTGCTGGAAGAATCCATCGCCGAGCTGCCGGAAAACATGCGCAGCATCCTGCTGATGATGGGCCTGAACGATCTAACCTACGAAGAAGCCGCCGCCCGGCTTACTGTTCCGGTGGGCACCATCCGCAGCCGCCTGTCGCGCGCCCGCGCCGCCCTGCGTTCGAAGCTGGAAACCAAGGGCGTGCGCCTGGACGCCTGA
- the sctC gene encoding type III secretion system outer membrane ring subunit SctC, producing the protein MPRLSLAIAALVLTANVEGAPSWPLAPYTYFASDESLEDVLRRFSSGFSLTLQLAPGIGGLVNGKFTAANPTEFLDKLAGVYGFNWFVYAGTLFVSPASAMVTKTISVGNGAIAGLRDALDRLGVIDDRFGWGELPDQGLALVSGPPAYVALIERTINALPPTAGRQEVAVFRLKHASVNDRVVRYRNQTVTTPGLATILRDLIDGSGPGAGNAVLASMAAPLRDQPPVYEPPLAGNPVPALVGGKSPAAGRGAGPGAGRRTLRATIQADPRLNAIIVQDIPERMAVYRSLIAQLDVPTTLIEIEAMIVDVSADVSNELGIRWGGRVGKAQFGYGYSGPTPSRPDGTLTDGSLPMGTIGLSVADALLARLSALQNNKDANVLSKPSILTADNMGALIDLSQTFYIRLTGERVADVREVTVGTSLRVTPRFIDADEGRAIELSVDIEDGKISQEMFKDGLPLVAKTSISTLAVVGDGQALLIGGYNSTQNDDEVNKIPLLGDIPGLGTLFSHKKKTSKRWERMFVIRPRLVQINGAPVVPESLLKWGDAVGWSWDGGARPTVYADGLDRTLRLVQPGPTRVLQKGAAAD; encoded by the coding sequence ATGCCCAGACTGAGCCTGGCGATCGCCGCGCTCGTGTTGACCGCCAATGTCGAAGGCGCCCCTTCATGGCCCTTGGCGCCCTACACCTATTTTGCTTCCGATGAGTCGCTGGAGGACGTGCTGCGGCGCTTCTCCAGCGGGTTCAGCCTGACGCTGCAGCTGGCCCCCGGTATCGGGGGCCTGGTCAACGGCAAGTTCACCGCCGCCAATCCCACGGAGTTCCTGGACAAACTGGCCGGCGTCTACGGCTTCAACTGGTTCGTCTATGCGGGGACGCTGTTCGTCAGCCCGGCCAGCGCCATGGTCACGAAGACCATCAGCGTGGGCAACGGCGCCATCGCGGGCCTGCGCGACGCACTGGATCGCCTTGGGGTGATCGACGACCGCTTCGGCTGGGGCGAGCTGCCGGACCAGGGACTGGCGCTGGTCTCCGGGCCGCCGGCTTACGTCGCCTTGATAGAGCGCACCATCAACGCGCTGCCGCCCACGGCCGGCAGGCAGGAGGTGGCGGTCTTCCGCCTGAAGCATGCATCGGTCAACGACCGTGTAGTGCGCTATCGGAACCAGACCGTCACCACGCCGGGACTGGCGACCATACTGCGGGACCTCATCGACGGCAGCGGACCGGGCGCGGGGAATGCGGTGCTGGCCTCGATGGCGGCACCCCTGCGCGATCAGCCGCCCGTGTACGAGCCGCCGCTGGCGGGCAACCCCGTGCCCGCGTTGGTCGGCGGCAAATCGCCAGCCGCCGGCCGCGGTGCCGGGCCCGGGGCCGGGCGGCGCACCTTGCGCGCGACGATACAGGCGGACCCTCGGCTCAATGCCATCATCGTGCAGGACATCCCGGAGCGTATGGCCGTCTACCGGTCCCTGATCGCGCAGCTGGACGTCCCGACCACGCTCATCGAAATCGAGGCGATGATCGTCGATGTAAGCGCCGACGTGTCGAACGAGCTGGGCATAAGATGGGGTGGCCGTGTCGGCAAGGCGCAGTTCGGGTACGGCTACAGTGGTCCGACGCCATCCAGGCCGGACGGCACGCTGACGGACGGCAGCCTGCCCATGGGAACGATTGGCCTGAGCGTGGCCGATGCCCTGCTCGCGCGCCTGAGCGCCTTGCAGAACAACAAGGACGCGAACGTCCTTTCCAAGCCGTCGATCCTGACGGCGGACAATATGGGCGCCTTGATCGACTTGTCCCAGACTTTCTATATCAGGCTGACCGGCGAGCGCGTCGCCGATGTGCGGGAGGTCACGGTGGGAACGTCGTTGCGCGTTACGCCACGCTTCATCGATGCCGACGAGGGGCGGGCGATCGAGCTATCCGTGGACATCGAGGATGGCAAGATATCCCAGGAGATGTTCAAGGACGGGCTGCCGCTGGTGGCCAAGACCAGCATCAGCACGCTGGCGGTGGTCGGTGATGGGCAGGCCCTGCTGATAGGGGGGTACAACAGTACCCAGAATGACGACGAAGTGAACAAAATTCCGCTGCTGGGCGATATCCCGGGGCTCGGTACCCTGTTCTCGCACAAGAAGAAGACGAGCAAGCGTTGGGAGCGCATGTTCGTCATCCGTCCTCGTCTAGTGCAGATCAACGGCGCGCCGGTGGTTCCCGAGTCGCTGCTCAAGTGGGGCGATGCCGTTGGCTGGTCGTGGGATGGCGGTGCGCGGCCCACCGTGTACGCCGACGGGCTGGACCGCACGCTGCGCCTGGTGCAGCCGGGGCCGACGCGAGTCTTGCAGAAGGGGGCGGCCGCGGATTGA
- the sctU gene encoding type III secretion system export apparatus subunit SctU, whose amino-acid sequence MSAEKTEKPTPKKLQDARKKGDVPYSRDFSQTMLALALLTYVVLNGQEILTSLLRLLAVPATLTTMDFREALRVAAQVCLREGVGLLWPFVLIVLGFGLLVEFGQIGVLFAPEKAKPSGTKLNVVSNVKNIFSMKNLMEVVKSTVKIVCFCLLTWMLLRAGLGPLVHAVQGGLEGVLAVNGALFRMLLLYTAVFCLVIAVLDMGWQRRQRSKRLMMTKDEVKREQKDMEGQPEVKQQRKRLHQEMSNAGPAEVVRKASALVVNPTHIAVALRYVPDQTPLPIVVAKGRDGVALQMIDMARRIGIPVMRDVPLARALLADARENEYIPSELVVPVAHVLRAVRDLAMEDGESRRDSHEDA is encoded by the coding sequence GTGAGCGCCGAGAAGACTGAAAAGCCGACGCCGAAGAAGCTGCAGGACGCGCGCAAGAAGGGGGATGTCCCATATAGCCGCGACTTCAGCCAGACCATGTTGGCGCTCGCGCTGCTGACCTATGTGGTCCTGAACGGGCAGGAGATCCTGACGTCCCTTCTGCGATTGCTGGCCGTGCCCGCCACCCTGACCACCATGGACTTTCGCGAGGCGCTCAGGGTCGCCGCGCAGGTTTGTCTGCGCGAGGGGGTGGGACTGCTATGGCCTTTTGTGCTCATCGTGCTGGGCTTCGGCTTGTTGGTGGAGTTCGGGCAGATCGGCGTGCTGTTCGCGCCCGAGAAAGCCAAGCCGTCCGGCACCAAGCTGAACGTGGTTTCCAACGTCAAGAACATCTTCTCCATGAAGAACCTGATGGAGGTGGTGAAGTCGACGGTGAAGATCGTCTGCTTTTGCCTGCTGACGTGGATGCTGCTGCGCGCTGGCCTGGGGCCGCTGGTGCATGCCGTACAAGGCGGCCTGGAAGGCGTCCTGGCCGTGAATGGGGCCCTGTTCCGGATGCTGCTGCTTTATACGGCGGTGTTCTGCCTCGTGATTGCCGTACTGGATATGGGGTGGCAGCGCCGGCAGCGCAGCAAGCGCCTGATGATGACGAAGGACGAGGTGAAGCGCGAGCAGAAGGACATGGAGGGGCAGCCGGAGGTCAAGCAACAGCGCAAGCGGCTGCACCAGGAAATGAGCAACGCCGGTCCGGCCGAGGTCGTGCGCAAGGCTTCCGCGCTTGTGGTGAACCCTACCCACATCGCCGTGGCGCTGCGCTATGTGCCCGACCAGACACCGCTGCCCATCGTCGTGGCGAAAGGCCGCGACGGCGTGGCGCTGCAGATGATAGACATGGCGCGCCGCATCGGCATTCCGGTGATGCGCGATGTCCCGCTGGCCCGCGCGCTGCTGGCGGATGCCCGCGAAAACGAATACATCCCGAGCGAGCTTGTCGTTCCTGTCGCGCACGTATTACGTGCCGTGCGCGATCTGGCGATGGAAGACGGGGAGAGCCGCCGGGATTCCCATGAAGACGCGTAA
- the sctT gene encoding type III secretion system export apparatus subunit SctT encodes MKGTGTYAAVYELLLSFTLTQPRILLLCMMLPVFSKQILPGRLRGAVSIALALLVMPLAFSGAAAAGDITLFHVVLLVVKEAFIGLVLGFFLAIPFWVIESVGSVIDYQRGASMGALLNPTMGGETTPTAILMQLAYGVFFFVGGGISLLLSILYDSFRLWNPWHWFPTLRHDALPLFLAQLDRLMHLVVLLSAPVVIIMLLAELGLGLASRFTPQLQVFFLAMPIKTGLALFVLILYAGILFGHVDQEARRSIDLVPLLEHIWRAP; translated from the coding sequence ATGAAGGGTACCGGCACCTACGCTGCTGTCTATGAGCTGCTGTTGTCCTTCACACTTACGCAGCCGCGGATCCTGCTTCTGTGCATGATGCTTCCGGTTTTCAGCAAGCAGATACTGCCGGGCCGGCTGCGGGGCGCGGTGTCCATCGCCCTTGCGCTGCTGGTGATGCCGCTGGCCTTTTCCGGGGCCGCGGCGGCTGGGGATATCACGCTTTTCCACGTGGTGCTGCTGGTCGTCAAAGAGGCCTTCATCGGGTTGGTGCTGGGATTCTTCCTGGCGATTCCCTTTTGGGTTATTGAGTCGGTAGGCAGCGTCATCGACTACCAGCGCGGCGCGAGCATGGGCGCCTTGCTGAATCCCACGATGGGCGGGGAAACGACGCCCACCGCCATTCTGATGCAACTGGCATACGGGGTTTTTTTCTTCGTGGGCGGCGGCATTTCCCTGCTTTTATCCATACTGTATGACAGCTTTCGTCTTTGGAATCCGTGGCACTGGTTTCCCACGCTACGGCACGACGCCTTGCCCCTGTTTCTGGCCCAGCTGGACCGCCTGATGCACCTGGTTGTCCTGCTGTCCGCGCCGGTAGTCATCATCATGCTGCTTGCCGAGCTCGGCCTGGGGCTGGCCAGCCGTTTCACGCCGCAGCTCCAGGTGTTTTTCCTGGCCATGCCCATCAAGACCGGGCTGGCCCTGTTCGTGTTGATTCTGTATGCCGGCATCCTCTTCGGGCATGTCGACCAGGAGGCTCGGCGCTCGATAGACCTGGTGCCCCTCCTGGAACATATCTGGCGGGCTCCGTGA
- the sctS gene encoding type III secretion system export apparatus subunit SctS, translating into MNAAELIFYLKEALYLIFWLSLPPLAVASVVGTLFSLFQALTQIQEQTLSFAIKLLAVFVTLLLTAGWIGTEIFNYSLSIFESFRAVR; encoded by the coding sequence ATGAACGCCGCCGAACTGATTTTCTACCTGAAGGAAGCGCTGTATCTGATCTTCTGGCTATCGCTGCCGCCGCTTGCCGTGGCGTCCGTCGTCGGCACCCTGTTTTCCCTGTTCCAGGCGCTCACGCAGATTCAGGAGCAGACGCTTTCCTTTGCGATAAAGCTGCTGGCTGTCTTCGTAACGCTGCTGCTGACGGCCGGCTGGATAGGCACGGAAATCTTCAACTACTCGCTATCGATCTTCGAATCGTTCCGTGCGGTCCGATAA
- the sctR gene encoding type III secretion system export apparatus subunit SctR has translation MGLNSIDPVALIVVVFCVALLPLAIMLTTSFLKISVVLALLRNAIGVQQIPPNMALNGLALILSIYVMAPVLGKVVDEARKTYQAATAQAEPQQSFDTLVAAVQQGSAPLRAFMVKHSSPAQRRFFMDTAASLWGQEQASGLQEDNLLVLVPAFVISQLNAAFQIGFLLYLPFIIIDLIVSNILLAMGMMMVSPVTIAIPLKLFLFVMLDGWTKLIQGLVLSYT, from the coding sequence ATGGGGCTGAACAGCATCGATCCGGTCGCGCTGATCGTCGTCGTTTTCTGTGTGGCGCTGTTGCCGCTGGCGATCATGTTGACCACCTCTTTCCTGAAGATTTCGGTCGTGCTGGCATTGCTGCGCAATGCGATCGGCGTGCAGCAGATCCCGCCGAACATGGCCTTGAACGGATTGGCCTTGATTCTGTCGATCTATGTGATGGCGCCGGTGCTGGGCAAGGTGGTCGACGAGGCGCGGAAGACCTATCAAGCCGCCACGGCGCAGGCCGAACCCCAGCAGAGTTTCGACACCTTGGTGGCAGCGGTACAGCAGGGGTCGGCGCCGCTGCGCGCCTTCATGGTCAAGCACAGCAGCCCGGCGCAGCGGCGCTTCTTCATGGATACAGCGGCGTCCTTGTGGGGGCAGGAGCAAGCCAGCGGCTTGCAGGAAGACAACCTGCTGGTACTGGTTCCCGCATTCGTGATCTCGCAGCTGAATGCCGCGTTCCAGATCGGGTTCCTGCTTTATCTGCCTTTCATCATCATCGACCTGATCGTTTCCAACATCCTGTTGGCGATGGGGATGATGATGGTGTCGCCCGTCACCATCGCCATCCCCCTGAAGCTTTTCCTGTTCGTGATGCTGGACGGCTGGACCAAGCTGATCCAGGGCCTGGTGCTTTCATATACCTAG
- the sctQ gene encoding type III secretion system cytoplasmic ring protein SctQ — protein sequence MTIPTALRLARWSHDQARALSVIARHGTNRLFTPAIRTGAGGVDKPWNIRMRPRDGKHGPWALSGPDRGENSGDGAYRLIGFEWNGARLWVRLASSICGDWLAFRMPDLQIETLPPHFVDAAWDAMIQDALTGLGIAGLCPGMRVLGGQLPDGQWTYPHGWTLSIRSPDTVRSLRAELAVDDAGLQCLGHLLERMPPPDNAGVPAFLDALPILLVAQAGETTLQAADVRGLQPGDVVLFDRRLADLDGDVWLATANGQGLRVRACEPGASRYVVIQEWSCIVMNENRPPESDYAPEENHLPVHGGYPSEQHDAAAMQDYRAREDGFPPGLDDFSPQAPADEGRAAGTPASETPARMAAGHEGPDVDRIPVQLGFDLGEHKMTLGELRRLRPGEFFDLQRPIDAGPVHIRANGTLIGTAELVDIDGRIGARVLTLIPGRDSWG from the coding sequence ATGACGATACCGACAGCCCTGCGGCTGGCTCGGTGGTCCCATGACCAGGCGCGGGCGCTGAGCGTGATCGCCAGGCATGGCACCAACCGGCTGTTTACTCCAGCGATCCGCACGGGCGCCGGCGGGGTCGACAAGCCGTGGAATATCCGTATGCGTCCCCGCGATGGGAAGCATGGCCCATGGGCCCTTTCCGGCCCCGATCGCGGCGAAAATAGCGGGGACGGCGCATATCGGCTGATCGGATTCGAGTGGAACGGCGCGCGGCTATGGGTTCGGCTCGCGTCGAGCATCTGTGGCGATTGGCTTGCTTTCCGCATGCCGGATCTGCAGATCGAGACACTGCCGCCGCACTTCGTCGACGCCGCCTGGGACGCGATGATCCAGGACGCATTGACGGGGCTGGGCATCGCGGGACTGTGCCCCGGCATGCGTGTGCTCGGCGGCCAATTGCCCGACGGTCAGTGGACGTACCCGCATGGGTGGACATTATCGATACGGTCGCCGGATACCGTACGGTCCCTGCGGGCCGAACTTGCGGTGGACGACGCGGGCCTGCAGTGCCTCGGCCATCTTCTGGAGCGCATGCCGCCGCCCGATAACGCCGGCGTACCGGCTTTCCTGGACGCGCTACCCATCCTGCTGGTGGCGCAGGCGGGCGAGACCACGCTGCAGGCGGCCGATGTGCGGGGGCTGCAGCCGGGCGACGTCGTGTTGTTCGACCGGCGCCTGGCGGACCTGGACGGCGACGTCTGGCTGGCCACGGCGAATGGCCAGGGCCTACGTGTGCGGGCATGCGAGCCGGGGGCGTCCCGTTATGTCGTCATTCAGGAATGGAGTTGCATAGTCATGAACGAAAATCGGCCGCCGGAAAGCGACTACGCACCGGAGGAAAATCACCTGCCTGTACACGGCGGCTATCCATCGGAGCAGCACGACGCGGCGGCGATGCAGGACTATCGCGCGCGCGAGGATGGCTTCCCGCCAGGGCTGGACGACTTTTCGCCGCAGGCCCCGGCCGATGAGGGGCGCGCGGCTGGCACGCCCGCATCCGAGACGCCGGCTCGCATGGCGGCAGGACACGAAGGACCGGATGTGGATCGCATCCCGGTCCAGCTGGGCTTCGACCTGGGCGAGCACAAAATGACGCTCGGCGAACTGCGCCGTCTGCGGCCAGGGGAATTCTTCGACCTTCAGCGGCCGATCGACGCGGGCCCGGTGCATATCCGCGCCAATGGTACCTTGATCGGGACGGCGGAACTCGTGGATATCGACGGCAGGATAGGCGCGCGGGTGCTGACCTTGATCCCGGGCCGTGATTCATGGGGCTGA